The Candidatus Methylomirabilota bacterium DNA window ATTCAACAAACCGGGGGAAGTGAGCCGCAGGGTTGAATAAGTTTTTCAGTAACCGGTCAAGGATGCCGCCTTTCTCCAGTCCGTGATCCGCGGCGGAAACGTACCCTCAGGCGAAAGACCAGGCAACCACCGAATGTCACCAGGCTATGAAAAGGAGGTGAAGATGAGCGAGATTGGCATAAATTCAGACCGCTTATGGCAATCGCTGGCCGAAATGGCGAAGATCGGCGCGACCCCTCTTGGGGGCAGCAGGCGGCTGGCCCTGACCGATGAGGATAAGGCGGGAAGGGAATTGTTTATTTCCTGGGCCAGGGAGGCCGGCTGCACAATCAGCATCGATGCCATGGGAAACATCTTTGCCCGACGTCCCGGTGCTGATAAGCAGGCGGAGCCGGTGATCAGCGGTTCCCATCTGGATACTCAGCCCACGGGCGGCCGCTTTGACGGGGTGTATGGTGTGTTGGCCGCGCTGGAGGTAGTGCACTCGCTCAATGACCATCGGGTGACCACCGCCCGGCCAGTGGAGGTCGTCGTTTGGACCAATGAGGAGGGATCGCGCTTCCAGCCGGCCATGATGGGCAGCGGGGTGTTTGCCGGGGCTATGGAACTGGAGGCCGTTTATGGCATCACCGACCTGGAAGGAAAAGGTGTGGGCCAGGAATTGGAGCGCATTGGGTTCATGGGCGAAACCCCATGCCGTCCCCGGCCCATCCATGCCTACCTGGAGACCCACATCGAGCAGGGGCCTATCCTGGAAGCCGAAGGGAAGACCATCGGGGCCGTCACTGGGATTCAGGGCATGAAGTGGATCAAGGCGCAAGTGCGGGGGATGAACGCCCATGCCGGCACGACCCCAATGGAAGTGCGACGCGATCCCTTGCTTGGCGCCGCGCGCATGGTCGATGCCATAGACCAGATGATCCGTTCGATCCGGCCCGATGCTGTGGCCACGGTGGGTATGTTTTCGGTCGCGCCAGGTTCCATTAACGTGATCAATCAGGAAGTGAATTTTTCCATCGACATCCGCTGTCCGGACTATGCGGTGCTGTTGGAGTTGGACTCCCGCCTCCGCGCCGATTGCGAGGAAATTGCGGCCCGCATGGGCCTCGAGCTGGAAATGGAAGAAATCTGGCACGTGCCGCCCACCGAGTTCAACAAACGGATCGTGGACACAGTCGGCAGCGCCTCCTCGAGTTTGGGATATTCGTGCCGCCGCATCGCCAGCGGCGCAGGACATGACGCCAAGTATTTGGCGGATATCTGCCCCACTGGGATGATTTTCATTCCTTGCAAAGGAGGGATCAGCCACAATGAAATCGAGGATATTCTCCCGGAGCATGCCGCGGCAGGGGCCAACGTGCTGCTGAGAACCGTGCTCAGCCTGGCCGGGACAGGCTGAGGCCGACCGGCTGCTCTCTAGCAAGGAATTCATTTACCTTCAACTCCCTCGCATTACGCGAATGACCGGAATCCGGATAACTAAGGATTTCCGCTGCGGATCGAATTTTGGAAGGTACACTCGGCCTACCTATTCGGCCGGGCTCAGGGTAAGCGAGTAAGTCAACCTCGAGATCGCTGACATCGATAGCGAGCGCATGATGATCCGTGTCGCGAACAGGGCAAAGGCAGAATGGTTGTCAGAAGCAATTTACAGTTCTCGGAGTTGATAAATCGGAGACAAATTCCTATCATCTCCCTGTGCGCTATGGAACGGCGTTGTTGACTGAAAATGCA harbors:
- a CDS encoding Zn-dependent hydrolase, translated to MSEIGINSDRLWQSLAEMAKIGATPLGGSRRLALTDEDKAGRELFISWAREAGCTISIDAMGNIFARRPGADKQAEPVISGSHLDTQPTGGRFDGVYGVLAALEVVHSLNDHRVTTARPVEVVVWTNEEGSRFQPAMMGSGVFAGAMELEAVYGITDLEGKGVGQELERIGFMGETPCRPRPIHAYLETHIEQGPILEAEGKTIGAVTGIQGMKWIKAQVRGMNAHAGTTPMEVRRDPLLGAARMVDAIDQMIRSIRPDAVATVGMFSVAPGSINVINQEVNFSIDIRCPDYAVLLELDSRLRADCEEIAARMGLELEMEEIWHVPPTEFNKRIVDTVGSASSSLGYSCRRIASGAGHDAKYLADICPTGMIFIPCKGGISHNEIEDILPEHAAAGANVLLRTVLSLAGTG